The following coding sequences are from one Virgibacillus necropolis window:
- the dapA gene encoding 4-hydroxy-tetrahydrodipicolinate synthase, whose translation MNFGNVLTAMVTPFNQQGAIGFQEVTNLVEYLLDHGTEGLVVAGTTGESPTLSTKEKVALFTQVVKVVNKRVPVIAGTGSNNTAGSIALTKQAEDCGVDAIMLVTPYYNKPSQNGMHQHFMEIANKTRLPVMLYNIPGRSGINMNADTIIKLSQIENIVSVKEASGDLDQATTIIEKTSSDFSVYCGDDGLTLPMLSIGASGVVSVASHIIGTELNQMVTKFKQGHVKEAAAIHRRFLPVMNGLFTYPSPTPVKYALSQKGLECGGVRLPLIPLAEDEQLEIHEIVKDL comes from the coding sequence ATGAATTTTGGCAATGTACTAACAGCCATGGTAACTCCATTTAATCAGCAAGGCGCTATAGGCTTTCAAGAAGTTACAAATTTAGTGGAATACTTATTAGATCATGGAACTGAAGGATTGGTAGTAGCTGGGACCACTGGTGAATCACCTACTTTATCGACAAAAGAAAAAGTAGCTTTATTTACCCAGGTTGTAAAAGTTGTAAATAAACGAGTACCAGTGATTGCAGGAACTGGGAGCAATAATACAGCAGGGTCAATTGCATTAACAAAACAAGCAGAAGATTGTGGCGTTGATGCAATTATGCTGGTAACCCCGTACTATAATAAACCGAGCCAAAACGGTATGCATCAACACTTTATGGAAATAGCTAATAAGACGAGGTTACCCGTTATGCTTTATAACATCCCAGGTAGGTCTGGTATAAACATGAATGCGGATACTATTATTAAACTTAGTCAAATCGAAAATATTGTTTCGGTAAAAGAGGCTAGCGGAGATTTAGATCAAGCTACCACAATCATCGAAAAAACCTCTTCTGATTTTAGCGTGTATTGTGGTGATGACGGGCTAACATTACCAATGCTCTCGATTGGGGCCTCGGGTGTTGTGTCAGTGGCTTCTCATATAATTGGTACTGAATTGAATCAGATGGTAACAAAATTTAAACAAGGTCATGTTAAGGAAGCGGCAGCAATTCATAGAAGGTTTCTTCCAGTTATGAACGGATTATTTACGTATCCTTCGCCAACACCTGTAAAATATGCATTGAGTCAAAAAGGCCTTGAATGTGGTGGTGTACGATTACCACTTATTCCACTAGCTGAGGATGAACAACTAGAAATTCACGAAATTGTAAAGGATTTATAA
- the dapG gene encoding aspartate kinase, whose protein sequence is MAILVQKFGGTSLQSPASISKVISHIKQAIKNKYKLVVVVSALGRMPDPYATDTLLGLINQSTALHKRRETDLLLSCGETIASVVLSNEMQNSNIRSVALTGAQAGIMTTSEFTQAKIKSVNTTRLLNELDNHDVVVVAGFQGQTSTGEITTIGRGGSDTTAAALGVALNAEKVEIFTDVNGIMTADPRMVKSARQLKIVTYTDICNLAYQGAKVVHPRAVELVMQANIPLHVRSTYSTDDGTLVTNSNIKEIPDQLITGIAHMPSVTQIKIKNREEMYRLQSEVFKVLADGGISVDFINISPTGLIFTIPNVYTQAALDHIIKLGFNPQVIENCAKVSVVGGGMMGVPGIASKIVQALTEKGIQILQSADSHTTIWVLIHEKDLTNAVNALHDTFHLGQTVEPGIK, encoded by the coding sequence ATGGCAATTTTAGTTCAGAAATTTGGAGGAACCTCATTACAATCACCCGCTAGCATTTCGAAAGTAATTTCCCATATTAAGCAAGCAATTAAAAACAAATATAAATTAGTAGTTGTAGTATCAGCATTAGGACGTATGCCTGATCCTTATGCTACAGATACGTTACTGGGACTTATTAATCAGTCAACAGCACTCCATAAGAGGCGTGAAACCGATTTATTATTGTCCTGCGGGGAAACAATTGCTAGCGTGGTATTATCAAATGAGATGCAAAACAGTAATATACGATCAGTTGCACTTACTGGTGCACAAGCAGGAATTATGACTACATCTGAATTTACTCAGGCAAAAATTAAAAGTGTAAATACCACGCGCTTATTAAATGAATTAGATAATCATGATGTAGTTGTAGTTGCAGGCTTTCAAGGACAAACGTCCACTGGGGAGATAACTACAATAGGTAGAGGGGGCAGTGACACCACTGCCGCCGCTCTTGGAGTGGCACTTAACGCAGAAAAAGTTGAGATTTTTACCGATGTTAACGGAATCATGACAGCAGATCCTCGTATGGTTAAATCTGCTAGACAATTAAAAATTGTTACGTATACAGATATTTGCAATTTGGCTTATCAAGGTGCTAAAGTAGTTCACCCAAGAGCTGTCGAGCTTGTGATGCAGGCAAATATACCCTTACATGTTCGCTCTACCTATTCAACGGATGATGGAACACTAGTAACAAATTCAAACATTAAAGAAATACCTGATCAGTTAATTACTGGAATTGCTCATATGCCTTCTGTTACTCAAATCAAAATTAAAAACAGGGAAGAAATGTATCGTCTTCAATCAGAAGTGTTCAAGGTTTTAGCAGATGGTGGGATTTCAGTTGATTTTATAAATATATCTCCAACCGGATTAATTTTTACCATTCCAAATGTCTACACACAAGCTGCATTAGACCACATCATAAAATTAGGATTTAACCCTCAAGTGATCGAAAATTGTGCAAAGGTTTCAGTGGTTGGAGGCGGCATGATGGGGGTTCCTGGAATTGCTTCTAAAATAGTGCAGGCACTTACTGAAAAGGGAATTCAAATCTTACAATCGGCTGATAGTCACACGACAATTTGGGTGCTAATTCACGAGAAGGATCTAACGAATGCGGTTAATGCACTACATGATACGTTTCATTTGGGTCAAACGGTAGAGCCAGGTATAAAATAG
- a CDS encoding ABC transporter ATP-binding protein yields the protein MDYVVEMLNIRKEFPGIVANDNITVQVRKGEIHALLGENGAGKSTLMNVLFGLYQPEKGEIRYNGEKVNITDPNIATKLGIGMVHQHFMLVDNYSVTENIILGSEPTKNGKIDLKKAEREVQELSDRYGLKVDPTAKIRDISVGMQQRVEILKTLYRGANVLIFDEPTAVLTPLEIKELIDIMHSLINEGKSIILITHKLKEIMQVCDRCTVIRKGKGIGTVNVSETNVTELASLMVGREVNFTTEKSPAKPANVVLEINNLNVKDSRNVNIVKDLNLEVRAGEIVGIAGVDGNGQTELIEAITGLTKSQSGSVKVNGKNITNFKPRKVTESGVGHIPQDRHKYGLVLDFPVAENIVLQTYYQKPYSKNRVLNFKDIYSKANKLIEEYDVRTPSVYTKARALSGGNQQKAIISREIDRSPDLLIAAQPTRGLDVGAIEFIHRKLVEERDKGKAVLLVSFELDEVFDVSDRIAVMFDGKVVANVKPEKTNEQELGLLMAGSTKTEAGDKDDI from the coding sequence TTGGATTATGTAGTAGAAATGCTTAATATACGAAAAGAATTTCCAGGCATCGTTGCTAATGATAATATTACAGTCCAAGTAAGGAAAGGTGAAATCCATGCATTGTTAGGTGAAAATGGTGCGGGAAAATCAACCTTAATGAATGTTTTATTTGGGTTGTATCAGCCGGAAAAAGGTGAGATTCGTTACAATGGCGAAAAAGTGAACATAACTGATCCTAACATTGCAACTAAATTAGGTATTGGAATGGTTCACCAGCATTTTATGTTAGTGGATAATTATTCGGTAACAGAAAATATTATTCTAGGAAGCGAACCAACAAAAAACGGAAAAATTGATCTTAAAAAGGCGGAACGAGAAGTTCAAGAGCTTTCAGATAGATATGGTCTGAAAGTAGATCCAACCGCTAAGATTCGAGATATTTCTGTTGGTATGCAACAGCGCGTGGAGATATTAAAAACATTGTATCGTGGTGCAAATGTTTTAATTTTCGACGAGCCAACAGCTGTATTAACTCCCTTAGAAATTAAGGAATTAATTGACATTATGCACTCGCTAATTAATGAAGGTAAATCTATTATTCTAATCACTCACAAATTAAAGGAAATTATGCAAGTTTGTGATAGATGTACTGTAATTCGTAAAGGTAAAGGTATTGGTACTGTTAATGTGAGTGAGACGAATGTAACGGAATTAGCTTCCTTAATGGTGGGGCGAGAGGTTAATTTTACAACAGAAAAAAGCCCTGCGAAACCAGCGAATGTTGTTTTAGAAATAAATAATTTAAATGTGAAAGATTCTAGAAATGTAAATATAGTAAAGGATTTGAATTTAGAGGTTCGAGCAGGTGAAATTGTTGGTATTGCAGGTGTTGATGGGAATGGACAGACTGAATTAATTGAAGCCATAACAGGATTAACCAAATCCCAGTCAGGTTCAGTAAAAGTTAACGGAAAAAACATCACTAACTTTAAACCACGAAAGGTAACAGAAAGTGGTGTTGGACATATTCCACAAGACCGTCACAAATATGGGTTAGTATTAGATTTTCCAGTAGCTGAAAACATTGTACTACAAACGTATTACCAGAAGCCCTATTCCAAAAATAGAGTTCTTAATTTTAAGGACATCTATTCAAAGGCGAATAAATTGATTGAGGAGTATGATGTACGAACTCCAAGTGTTTATACGAAAGCACGAGCGCTCTCGGGAGGAAATCAGCAAAAAGCAATTATTAGTAGAGAAATAGACCGTTCTCCAGATTTACTAATCGCTGCGCAACCAACAAGAGGTCTTGACGTAGGTGCGATTGAATTTATTCATCGTAAACTAGTGGAAGAACGAGATAAAGGGAAAGCGGTTTTACTAGTTTCTTTTGAACTAGATGAAGTATTTGATGTAAGTGATCGAATTGCAGTAATGTTTGATGGGAAAGTTGTAGCGAATGTCAAACCAGAAAAAACAAATGAACAAGAATTAGGTCTGCTTATGGCTGGAAGTACGAAAACAGAGGCAGGTGATAAAGATGACATCTAA
- a CDS encoding BMP family lipoprotein, producing MKNRNFLLLFAMLLSLGMILVACGDSGESESSGSDSDGNKSEGSGDFKAGMVTDVGGVDDKSFNQSAWEGLQAWGEEHGFEKGTNFDYIQSNEDADYMPNITRLVRDDYNLIFGIGYKLADAISKSAEQYPDTNFSIVDSVVDQPNVVSITFKEQQGSFLVGVAAAKKTKTNKIGFVGGTDSELINKFESGYIAGAKSVNPDIEVEVQYAGAFDAPDDGKLIASSMYNDGIDVIYHSSGATGNGVFAQAKDIKKNNPEKEIWVIGVDRDQYDEGQIGDYNVTLTSMVKRVDLAVQDVSNKAMNGEFPGGEVLAYGLKDDGVSVAKTNKEALTDEIIKSIEEWKEKIVSGEIEVPKTREETKAYVEAL from the coding sequence TTGAAAAATCGTAATTTTTTGTTATTGTTTGCTATGTTGTTAAGTCTAGGAATGATACTGGTGGCATGTGGAGATTCGGGTGAATCAGAGAGTTCTGGAAGTGATTCTGATGGCAATAAATCTGAGGGATCTGGTGATTTTAAAGCAGGTATGGTTACAGATGTTGGTGGAGTGGATGATAAATCATTTAACCAATCAGCATGGGAAGGACTGCAAGCTTGGGGCGAAGAACATGGTTTTGAAAAAGGCACAAATTTCGATTACATTCAATCAAATGAAGATGCGGATTATATGCCAAACATTACCCGTCTTGTTCGTGACGATTATAATTTAATCTTTGGAATAGGCTACAAATTAGCTGATGCTATCAGCAAATCTGCAGAACAATATCCTGATACAAACTTTTCAATTGTTGATTCGGTTGTAGATCAACCAAACGTTGTAAGTATTACATTTAAAGAACAACAAGGATCTTTCTTAGTTGGGGTAGCTGCTGCTAAGAAAACAAAAACAAATAAAATTGGTTTCGTTGGTGGAACTGATTCAGAATTGATTAATAAGTTTGAGTCTGGATATATCGCTGGTGCTAAATCAGTAAATCCCGATATTGAAGTTGAGGTACAATATGCAGGTGCATTTGATGCACCAGATGATGGTAAATTAATTGCTTCAAGCATGTACAATGACGGTATTGATGTAATCTATCATTCATCAGGCGCTACTGGAAACGGTGTATTTGCTCAAGCAAAAGATATTAAAAAAAATAACCCAGAAAAAGAAATTTGGGTAATCGGAGTTGACCGTGACCAATATGACGAAGGTCAAATTGGTGATTATAACGTGACACTCACTTCAATGGTTAAACGGGTTGATCTTGCAGTACAAGATGTTTCTAACAAAGCTATGAATGGAGAATTTCCAGGTGGAGAAGTTCTTGCTTATGGTTTAAAAGATGACGGAGTTTCTGTGGCGAAAACAAACAAAGAAGCTTTAACAGACGAAATTATCAAATCTATTGAAGAATGGAAAGAGAAAATTGTAAGTGGCGAAATTGAAGTTCCAAAAACACGTGAAGAAACAAAAGCATATGTAGAAGCACTTTAG
- a CDS encoding ClpP family protease — MNSDAAMEKDKNQNQDEENKSSLVDKIQQLGQSNVPQAPDSNIHVLTIIGQVEGHIQLPPQNKTTKYEHLIPQLIAIEQNPKIEGVIILLNTVGGDVEAGLALSEMIASISKPTVSIVLGGGHSIGVPIAVATNHSFIVPTATMIIHPIRLTGMVIGVPQTFEYLDKMQDRVINFVIDHSKIKEEKFKELMFARGNLTRDIGSNVVGADAVEYGLIDAVGGVKEAMKKVSELINQTKPKGSDSE; from the coding sequence ATGAACAGTGATGCAGCAATGGAAAAAGACAAAAATCAAAATCAGGATGAGGAAAATAAGTCGTCTTTAGTTGATAAAATTCAACAGTTAGGACAATCGAATGTTCCACAAGCCCCTGATTCCAATATTCATGTCTTGACAATTATCGGTCAAGTCGAAGGTCACATACAATTGCCACCGCAAAATAAAACGACGAAATACGAACATCTTATCCCACAATTAATTGCTATTGAACAAAATCCAAAAATCGAAGGCGTTATAATTTTACTTAACACAGTTGGTGGGGATGTTGAAGCTGGACTAGCATTGTCTGAAATGATAGCATCAATATCAAAGCCTACAGTATCAATTGTATTAGGTGGTGGCCACTCAATTGGTGTTCCTATAGCAGTTGCGACAAACCATTCTTTTATCGTTCCTACTGCTACCATGATTATTCACCCAATACGTTTAACAGGAATGGTAATTGGTGTACCACAAACCTTCGAATACCTGGATAAAATGCAAGATCGAGTAATTAACTTTGTAATCGACCATTCGAAAATTAAAGAAGAAAAGTTTAAAGAGCTCATGTTTGCAAGAGGAAATTTAACAAGAGATATCGGCTCCAATGTGGTTGGTGCGGATGCAGTAGAATATGGATTAATTGATGCTGTTGGTGGTGTGAAAGAAGCAATGAAAAAAGTAAGTGAACTGATTAATCAAACGAAACCAAAGGGGAGTGATTCAGAATGA
- a CDS encoding YlzJ-like family protein, translating to MILYTPMVESDVFPNQDNSSNRVIITHQNRPVCVEKNQEGNYQIVQLLSTDPKDYMDPQYQPGAVLSSS from the coding sequence ATGATCCTGTATACACCGATGGTTGAATCAGATGTCTTTCCAAACCAAGATAATAGTTCAAACCGGGTGATAATTACACACCAAAATAGACCTGTTTGTGTCGAAAAAAACCAAGAGGGCAATTATCAAATTGTTCAATTGTTATCGACAGATCCAAAAGACTACATGGATCCACAATATCAACCAGGCGCTGTTCTTTCATCCTCGTAA
- a CDS encoding GntR family transcriptional regulator yields MSIKTDSRHLYLQVIEEIKRDIQLEKYKEKEKLPSEFQLSKQLGVSRATLREALRILEEENVVIRKHGVGTFVNPKPIFSSGIEQLNSVTLMIENSGRVAGSQYLSTELLEPMEDDRIKFSPKELHTIAQIERVRTADNDPVVFCIDKVPEGIIPLERVHKEDSLFKLIEEHSHKRITYAVTYIEPIGYHDRIYEILKCDPDQSLLLLKQMHYTDEDEPVLYSANYFRSDVFSFHVLRKRM; encoded by the coding sequence ATGTCGATAAAAACCGATTCACGCCATTTATACTTACAAGTTATTGAAGAAATTAAACGTGACATTCAGCTAGAGAAATATAAAGAAAAAGAAAAACTTCCGTCTGAATTTCAACTTTCCAAACAATTAGGGGTGTCTCGTGCGACTTTAAGAGAAGCATTACGTATTTTAGAAGAAGAAAATGTTGTAATACGTAAACATGGTGTAGGAACATTTGTGAATCCAAAGCCGATTTTTTCTTCAGGTATTGAGCAACTAAATAGTGTGACGTTAATGATTGAAAACTCTGGTAGGGTTGCAGGCTCACAATATTTATCAACAGAGCTACTTGAGCCAATGGAAGATGACAGGATAAAATTTTCACCTAAAGAACTACATACAATAGCGCAAATTGAACGTGTAAGAACTGCGGATAATGATCCTGTTGTGTTTTGCATTGATAAGGTTCCTGAGGGAATTATCCCGTTAGAGCGTGTACATAAAGAGGATTCTTTATTCAAATTAATTGAAGAACATTCCCATAAACGAATTACGTATGCGGTTACATATATCGAACCTATCGGGTATCATGATCGTATTTATGAAATATTAAAGTGTGATCCTGATCAATCTTTATTACTATTAAAACAAATGCATTATACGGATGAAGATGAACCAGTATTATATTCTGCAAACTATTTCCGATCAGATGTATTTAGCTTTCATGTTTTAAGGAAACGTATGTAA
- a CDS encoding FtsK/SpoIIIE family DNA translocase: MAKKRKRKKKSQLKQQVKFELIGLLFIFIAIFGSGAGIISGGAIPSILENIFQFFFGIWYFIASLLLLVTGLFLIIKRRYPDFSHKKMIGFYIIFIGILLLTHIQTYEMLLVRSNNTSIIKATWSSFFTYVNGPGEFAQTGGGMIGAIMFSFCYYLFSSIGAKIVAIFSMVIGVIFLTEFSLGDFTGKIWLKVKALLGNSKAKVKENRKTKKKADERLEVKNDEPQQQEVIHDEPVIQDFTDVAYSFDQKKQTEVKPIEVTEKEKETETDFTNSMPMTEPENYEYELPSLKLLAEPTHNSQQHEKSHIQATVRKLERTFTSFGVKARITKVHVGPAVTKYEVYPEAGVKVSKIVGLHDDLALALAAKDIRIEAPIPGKSAVGIEVPNKEVAMVSLREVVDTTLTKQSSKLLFGLGRDISGDAVVAELNKMPHLLIAGATGSGKSVCVNGIITTILMRAKPHEVKMMMIDPKKVELNVYNGIPHLLAPVVTDPKKASRALKKVVSEMERRYELFSDTGTRNIEGYNEYIRKYNQTLEEEEKQPNLPYIVVLVDELADLMMVASSDVEDAITRLAQMARAAGIHLIIATQRPSVDVITGVIKANIPSRIAFSVSSQTDSRTILDSGGAEKLLGRGDMLFMPTGSSKPTRVQGAFLSDEEVERIVDHCIEQQKASYQEEMIPEETSETKSEVDDELYDDAVQLIVEMQTASVSMLQRRFRIGYTRAARLIDAMEDRSIVGPYEGSKPRTVLLSKSSEEKLS, translated from the coding sequence ATGGCTAAGAAACGTAAGAGAAAGAAAAAGAGTCAATTAAAGCAACAAGTGAAGTTTGAGTTGATAGGTTTACTATTTATTTTCATTGCTATATTTGGTAGTGGGGCTGGCATTATTAGTGGTGGGGCAATCCCGAGTATACTAGAAAATATATTTCAATTCTTTTTTGGAATCTGGTATTTTATAGCTTCACTGTTATTACTAGTAACCGGTCTATTTTTAATTATCAAAAGAAGATATCCTGACTTTTCTCATAAGAAAATGATCGGATTTTATATTATTTTTATAGGTATTTTACTCTTAACCCATATACAAACATATGAGATGTTACTAGTACGATCTAATAACACATCTATTATCAAAGCGACATGGAGCAGCTTTTTTACGTATGTAAACGGTCCTGGTGAGTTTGCTCAAACGGGTGGAGGCATGATTGGAGCTATCATGTTTTCGTTTTGTTATTATTTATTTTCATCAATCGGGGCAAAAATTGTAGCCATTTTTTCTATGGTGATTGGGGTTATATTTTTAACCGAGTTTTCTTTAGGTGATTTTACTGGGAAGATTTGGCTGAAAGTGAAAGCATTGTTAGGAAATAGCAAGGCGAAAGTGAAAGAAAATAGAAAGACAAAAAAGAAAGCAGATGAAAGACTAGAGGTTAAAAATGATGAACCTCAACAACAAGAAGTAATTCATGATGAACCTGTTATCCAGGATTTCACTGATGTGGCATATTCTTTCGACCAAAAAAAGCAAACTGAAGTAAAACCAATAGAAGTAACCGAAAAAGAAAAAGAAACGGAAACAGACTTTACAAATTCAATGCCAATGACTGAACCTGAAAACTATGAATACGAATTACCATCGCTTAAATTACTTGCGGAACCAACACATAACTCACAGCAGCATGAAAAATCTCATATACAAGCTACTGTTAGAAAGTTAGAACGTACATTTACTAGCTTTGGAGTCAAAGCTAGAATTACCAAGGTTCATGTTGGTCCAGCAGTTACAAAATATGAAGTTTATCCAGAAGCTGGCGTAAAGGTTAGTAAAATTGTAGGTCTTCATGATGATCTGGCACTTGCATTAGCTGCAAAAGATATTCGTATCGAAGCACCTATACCAGGCAAGTCTGCTGTAGGTATTGAAGTTCCTAATAAGGAAGTCGCAATGGTTTCTTTACGTGAAGTAGTGGATACTACTTTAACAAAGCAGTCTTCAAAACTGTTATTTGGTTTAGGACGAGACATATCTGGAGATGCTGTTGTGGCAGAATTAAACAAGATGCCACATTTGTTAATCGCTGGTGCTACTGGAAGTGGTAAAAGTGTTTGTGTGAATGGAATTATTACTACAATACTTATGCGCGCTAAACCACATGAAGTTAAAATGATGATGATAGATCCTAAAAAAGTAGAGCTGAATGTATACAATGGAATTCCACATTTACTTGCGCCTGTTGTTACAGACCCGAAGAAAGCATCAAGAGCATTGAAAAAAGTTGTCTCTGAGATGGAAAGAAGATACGAGCTATTTTCTGACACAGGTACAAGGAATATTGAAGGGTATAACGAATATATTCGCAAATATAATCAAACTTTAGAAGAAGAAGAGAAACAACCAAATCTTCCATACATTGTAGTACTTGTTGACGAATTGGCTGATTTAATGATGGTTGCTTCTAGCGATGTTGAAGATGCAATTACTAGATTAGCACAGATGGCACGTGCAGCTGGTATTCATCTCATCATTGCGACTCAACGTCCATCTGTTGATGTAATAACTGGTGTCATTAAGGCCAATATACCATCAAGAATTGCGTTTAGTGTTTCCTCGCAAACAGATTCAAGAACCATTCTAGATTCTGGTGGTGCCGAAAAATTATTAGGTCGAGGCGACATGTTATTTATGCCTACTGGTTCATCCAAACCAACCCGAGTACAGGGTGCGTTTTTATCAGATGAAGAGGTTGAGCGCATTGTTGATCATTGTATCGAACAACAGAAAGCTTCCTACCAAGAAGAAATGATTCCTGAAGAAACTAGTGAAACAAAGTCGGAAGTAGACGACGAACTATATGATGATGCCGTCCAACTTATAGTAGAAATGCAAACCGCTAGCGTCTCCATGCTGCAACGTAGATTTAGAATTGGTTATACGAGGGCTGCACGATTAATAGATGCGATGGAAGACAGAAGTATAGTAGGTCCATATGAAGGTAGTAAACCTAGAACGGTATTATTATCCAAATCATCGGAAGAGAAACTTTCGTAA